A section of the Falco biarmicus isolate bFalBia1 chromosome 3, bFalBia1.pri, whole genome shotgun sequence genome encodes:
- the PLEKHN1 gene encoding pleckstrin homology domain-containing family N member 1, giving the protein MGNITCVPEAPARLRGSFRRKPSLKKEQNGKKKMPSFFGLEGGREREMTTDKILQYIPGKNIQNQENQKENLDQRFPSLFKKGRRKTVVRNMGKMIYYSKVKFKFQHCQEVNDCFLELFQSYLYFQSVGSSGLTYQGLLPLKELNVCEIENGKSTGQEDHAFRIAGPLLNPLIVFCPTESELKQWLYHLEKQIQLNGGSLGLPCLSQNDWKQSSMGKEELRWSVQNMPVQEWRGTQRESLGDVLCVSRVKLQHLPFQEQHDRLLVLYPSTLVIVSEERNSLCFKGELPLNAIQVLFEENKKTSFLIEGRLINSIRVICRSYDDYQEWLYCLKTAQFRNADSSLSGSESFSGSKLPHPSQFASSGRGSLTSDGRTNSWASGGRVATLTHLSQNSGSLPDGQSFMLMPESRVLEDPLSHGYSQPLNCLAQAKWPSMGLSAQDLRRGSSARKSKGKCGPCGQQLPSQDTERTICSLIPENPNGELLVSVYNEPYSAHSSQHHPAAPSPRLDLSSLNRWSLVGSQPSTASSSLEKPALPRSSLYADPYMPSSPSAHSTASSSFLQEFLQCHGQMGSAQANGCPAIPVPQHLSLQKRNCQPLPSSRYREMPVAPSYSTPGTSGHLQLRPPADASYRDEISSLREEHLGPSLQPPDGNVGTYDLPEASCPHRDSAAYHDYAELQSFQSDFSYDNLWEAEAKEQGSSHSSPAPGHQFYQA; this is encoded by the exons AATATTCAGAAccaggaaaaccagaaagaaaacttgGACCAGAGGTTCCCCAGCCTGTTCAAGAAGGGACGAAGGAAAACGGTTGTCAGGAATATGGGCAAAATGATCTATTACTCCAAGGTCAAGTTTAAGTTCCAGCACTGCCAG GAGGTGAATGACTGCTTCTTGGAGCTGTTCCAGTCTTACCTGTACTTCCAGTCTGTGGGCTCCAGCGGACTCACCTACCAG GGACTGCTGCCTTTAAAAGAGCTGAATGTGTGTGAAATTGAGAATGGGAAGAGCACTGGGCAGGAGGATCATGCTTTCCGCATTGCAG GTCCTCTGCTGAATCCCCTTATCGTGTTTTGCCCTACTGAGTCAGAGCTGAAGCAGTGGCTTTATCACCTGGAGAAACAGATCCAACTAAACGGAGGAAGCCTTGGCTTGCCCTGCCTCTCTCAG AATGACTGGAAGCAGAGCTCTATGGGGAAGGAGGAGTTGCGGTGGTCTGTGCAGAACATGCCTGTCCAGGAGTGGAGAGGGACCCAGCGGGAATCCCTAGGCGACGTCCTCTGTGTTTCCAGAGTCAAGCTTCAGCATCTGCCTTTCCAG GAGCAGCATGACCGGCTGTTGGTGCTTTACCCATCCACACTGGTGATAGTATCTGAAGAGCGCAACAGCCTCTGTTTTAAG GGTGAGCTGCCACTCAACGCCATCCAAGTGCTTTTTGAAGAGAACAAGAAAACCTCCTTTTTAATAGAAG GCCGACTGATCAATTCGATCCGGGTGATCTGCCGCAGCTATGATGATTACCAGGAGTGGCTCTACTGCCTCAAAACAGCCCAGTTTCGAAATGCTGACTCCTCCCTCTCTGGATCAGAGAGTTTCTCAGGATCAAAGCTGCCACACCCCAGCCAG TTTGCCAGCAGCGGGAGGGGGTCGCTCACTTCTGATGGCCGTACAAACTCCTGGGCGTCCGGAGGGAGAGTGGCCACCTTAACACACCTCTCCCAGAACAGCGGCTCTCTTCCTGATGGACAGTCCTTCATGCTAATGCCTGAGAGCAGAGTGCTTGAAGACCCCCTCTCCCATGGCTATTCCCAGCCTCTCAAT TGCCTGGCACAGGCCAAATGGCCAAGCATGGGGCTGTCCGCGCAGGACCTGCGGCGGGGGAGCAGTGCCAGAAAGTCCAAGGGCAAATGTGGGCCTtgtggccagcagctgcccagccaggaCACAGAGAGGACCATCTGCAGCCTCATTCCTGAAAATCCCAATGGCGAGCTCCTGGTGTCAGTGTATAACGAGCCATACTCCGCACACAGCTCACAGCATCACCCCGCAGCTCCCTCGCCACGCCTGGACCTGAGCAGT CTGAACAGATGGAGCTTGGTGGGAAGTCAGCCCTCGACAGCTTCCAGCTCCCTGGAGAAGccggccctgccccgctccTCCCTGTACGCTGACCCCTATatgcccagctcccccagcgCTCACAGCACGGCAAGCTCCAGCTTCCTGCAAGAG TTCCTGCAGTGTCACGGACAGATGGGTTCGGCACAGGCAAATGGATGCCCAGCCATCCCGGTACCCCAGCATCtctctctgcagaaaaggaactgccagcccctgcccagcagtCGCTACAGAGAGATGCCCGTGGCTCCCAGTTACAGCACCCCTGGCACCTCAGGCCATCTCCAGCTGCGGCCTCCTGCTGATGCTTCTTACCGAGATGAG atcTCTTCTCTGCGAGAGGAACATCTGGGCCCTTCATTGCAGCCACCAG ACGGAAATGTCGGCACATACGACCTGCCAGAGGCCAGCTGCCCGCACCGTGACTCTGCAGCCTACCATGACTATGCCGAGCTCCAGAGCTTCCAGAGTGACTTCAGCTATGACAACCTGTGGGAAGCTGAGGCGAAGGAGCAAGGCAGCTCgcacagctccccagctcctggccacCAATTCTACCAGGCCTGA